In the Pirellulales bacterium genome, one interval contains:
- the dcm gene encoding DNA (cytosine-5-)-methyltransferase: protein MSADKSLGTFAEFFAGIGLVRLALEQCGWVAAFANDIDAKKAEIYRHNWPDDQHLLLGDIHQIDVESLPSVELATGSFPCNDLSIAGKWDGLDGQESSAFWGLVSILDRLDERRPPLVLLENVVGFLQRNGGRDLETALLALNELDYSVDVMLIDAVRFTPQSRPRLFVVASQGQRLDRRTTSCESDVRPKKLAQFIHLNDHLRWDVRELPALPRSALRVADIVEDLPDDDPQWWNRERAEYFMGQLSPRHAEQAASMIAGPQVSYATAFRRVRQGRSMAELRVDGIAGCLRTPRGGSGRQILFAAGLGDYRVRLLTARECARLQGVSDDYVIDVPTNQALFGFGDAVCVPVIQWIATNYLGPLLQERGVAALTGAAGG, encoded by the coding sequence ATGAGCGCAGACAAGTCGCTGGGCACGTTCGCCGAGTTCTTCGCTGGGATTGGCCTGGTGCGGCTGGCGCTGGAGCAATGCGGTTGGGTGGCCGCGTTCGCCAACGACATCGACGCCAAAAAGGCCGAAATCTACCGGCATAATTGGCCTGACGACCAACACCTTCTGCTAGGCGACATCCACCAGATCGATGTCGAGAGTCTCCCCTCTGTCGAACTGGCGACGGGTTCGTTTCCGTGCAACGACCTTTCCATCGCCGGCAAATGGGACGGGCTGGATGGGCAGGAATCGTCGGCGTTTTGGGGGTTGGTAAGTATTCTTGATCGACTGGACGAACGGCGGCCGCCGCTGGTGCTGCTCGAAAATGTCGTGGGCTTCTTGCAGCGCAATGGCGGGCGCGACCTGGAGACGGCGCTATTGGCGCTGAACGAACTGGATTACTCGGTCGACGTGATGCTCATCGACGCCGTGCGGTTCACGCCGCAGAGCCGCCCGCGGCTGTTCGTGGTCGCCAGCCAGGGACAGCGCCTCGATCGGCGCACGACGTCTTGCGAAAGCGATGTGCGGCCCAAGAAGCTGGCGCAGTTCATCCATCTCAACGACCATTTACGCTGGGACGTGCGCGAGCTGCCGGCATTGCCGCGCAGCGCCTTGCGCGTGGCCGACATTGTCGAAGACCTGCCGGACGACGATCCTCAGTGGTGGAACCGCGAGCGCGCGGAGTATTTCATGGGCCAACTCAGTCCGCGCCATGCGGAGCAGGCGGCGTCGATGATCGCCGGCCCACAGGTTAGCTACGCGACCGCGTTTCGACGCGTGCGACAGGGCCGAAGCATGGCGGAACTGCGGGTCGACGGCATCGCCGGTTGCCTGCGCACGCCGCGCGGTGGGAGCGGACGACAAATACTGTTCGCGGCGGGTCTCGGCGATTATCGGGTGCGCTTGCTCACGGCCCGCGAATGCGCCCGACTGCAGGGTGTGTCCGACGACTATGTGATCGACGTGCCGACGAATCAGGCGCTGTTTGGTTTTGGCGACGCGGTCTGTGTGCCGGTGATTCAGTGGATCGCCACGAACTACCTGGGGCCGTTGTTGCAAGAGCGCGGCGTCGCCGCGTTAACCGGGGCGGCGGGCGGCTGA
- a CDS encoding glycosyltransferase family 2 protein, translated as MSRPRPTISATIITLNEAENLPRLLARLGWVDQVVVVDGGSTDGTVELAQAAGALVHQHPFDNFAAQRNRALRLATSEWTLAIDADELLTPALIEEIQSTIARAEREAYRLPIRSRIFGAQFRYSGTQDDTPIRLVRAGAGSWRGEVHERLIVTGKVGRLSAALEHETIPDLATFRRKMRHYTRLEALARVAQGAAPRWRDLFWNPPRELARRLLWKRGLLDGPPGWAFCALSGWSEWNLAKTHRALWRERQHGSWVRPLKQSTIGPLGI; from the coding sequence ATGAGCAGGCCGCGGCCCACGATTTCGGCCACAATCATCACGCTTAACGAAGCGGAGAATCTGCCGCGACTGTTGGCGCGGCTGGGTTGGGTTGATCAAGTCGTTGTAGTCGATGGCGGCTCGACCGACGGCACAGTCGAGCTGGCTCAAGCGGCCGGCGCGTTGGTACATCAACATCCCTTTGACAATTTTGCCGCGCAGCGCAATCGAGCGCTGCGCTTGGCGACTAGCGAATGGACATTGGCCATCGATGCCGATGAGTTGCTCACGCCGGCGCTGATCGAGGAGATTCAATCGACGATTGCGCGAGCGGAGCGCGAAGCTTACCGATTGCCGATTCGCAGTCGCATCTTCGGCGCGCAGTTTCGCTATAGCGGCACGCAAGACGACACCCCGATTCGCCTGGTTCGCGCCGGGGCCGGAAGCTGGCGCGGCGAAGTTCACGAGCGGCTAATCGTCACGGGGAAGGTGGGACGATTGAGCGCGGCGCTCGAGCACGAGACGATTCCTGATTTGGCGACGTTTCGTCGCAAAATGCGTCATTACACGCGACTTGAGGCGCTAGCTCGCGTGGCCCAGGGAGCGGCGCCGCGCTGGCGCGACCTGTTTTGGAACCCGCCGCGCGAGCTGGCTCGCCGCCTGCTGTGGAAGCGGGGCCTGCTGGATGGTCCGCCGGGCTGGGCGTTTTGCGCCTTGAGTGGCTGGTCGGAATGGAATCTGGCGAAGACGCATCGCGCCCTTTGGCGTGAGCGGCAGCACGGTAGTTGGGTACGGCCGCTTAAGCAATCAACCATCGGTCCCCTGGGCATCTAA
- a CDS encoding sugar nucleotide-binding protein — protein MTKVLVIGVDTMLGANLALVCGKQMDCVGLWDQFEVEPAGTSTEPCDLRQPSAVVAAIESHRPDWVVYAGAAARSAWDVPAERQITGAAADPIRQAAEATISRGSQFALLSSDAVFAGPRLFHEETWPAAAATPFAQAVRRSEESLRGLPVLVVRTHAFGWSATEEEPCWAESLALKLTAGADPELDGQRYATPILASDLAELLLGAVRPRLTGLYHITGAERTNPHRFGAELAAALGVEPFRSTTASECTVAVARPVAETSLNTRRARRELGRAMPLLREGLECFAAQSTNGYLDELRAGSHTLAAARAA, from the coding sequence ATGACGAAGGTTCTGGTCATCGGCGTCGATACCATGCTCGGCGCCAACTTGGCGTTGGTCTGCGGCAAACAGATGGACTGCGTTGGCCTTTGGGACCAGTTCGAGGTAGAACCGGCCGGCACTTCCACCGAACCTTGCGACCTTCGTCAGCCGTCCGCAGTCGTCGCGGCGATCGAATCACATCGCCCCGACTGGGTGGTGTACGCCGGCGCGGCCGCTCGCTCGGCCTGGGACGTGCCCGCTGAACGCCAGATAACCGGAGCCGCGGCCGATCCAATTCGTCAGGCCGCCGAAGCCACGATCTCGCGGGGGAGCCAGTTTGCGCTACTTAGTAGCGATGCGGTGTTCGCTGGGCCACGTCTATTCCATGAAGAAACATGGCCCGCGGCAGCGGCGACGCCGTTTGCGCAGGCCGTCCGCAGGTCGGAGGAATCGCTGCGAGGATTGCCGGTGTTGGTGGTCCGCACGCACGCCTTTGGCTGGTCGGCCACCGAAGAGGAACCCTGCTGGGCCGAATCGCTGGCGCTCAAACTGACTGCCGGCGCCGACCCGGAACTGGATGGACAACGCTACGCAACGCCGATCTTGGCCTCCGATCTGGCCGAATTACTGCTCGGCGCCGTGAGACCGCGACTCACCGGCCTCTACCATATCACGGGGGCGGAGCGGACAAATCCGCATCGCTTTGGCGCCGAACTGGCCGCCGCGCTTGGCGTAGAACCTTTTCGCTCGACTACAGCGTCCGAGTGTACTGTTGCTGTCGCGCGGCCTGTCGCCGAAACATCGCTCAACACACGCCGTGCGCGGCGCGAACTTGGGCGAGCAATGCCACTATTGCGCGAAGGATTGGAATGCTTCGCCGCGCAGTCAACCAACGGCTATCTCGACGAACTACGCGCCGGCAGCCACACGCTGGCCGCCGCTCGCGCGGCCTGA
- a CDS encoding CoA pyrophosphatase — MDDRLPQLLAARLERPLPGRAAQRDFEPELSYGRHYAPAPAESRAAAVIALLYPSDDGWLLPLIVRPQTMTDHAGQVSLPGGMIDPGESPASAASRELEEELGVDRHSVRIVGQLSPIYLFVSNFSVQAWVGFFGQRPRLTPNPHEVAELLETPLAHLVDKTNYGRHARDFNGLQFGVPHIRFKTHYVWGATAMILAELIALVRELEDAAVC, encoded by the coding sequence ATGGATGATCGACTGCCACAATTGCTTGCCGCGCGCTTGGAGCGGCCGCTGCCCGGCCGTGCGGCGCAGCGCGATTTCGAACCGGAGCTAAGCTACGGTCGCCATTACGCGCCGGCGCCGGCGGAGAGCCGAGCGGCCGCCGTCATTGCCCTCTTGTATCCCAGCGACGACGGCTGGCTGCTGCCGTTGATTGTGCGGCCGCAGACGATGACCGATCACGCGGGGCAGGTCAGTTTGCCCGGCGGCATGATCGATCCGGGTGAGTCTCCAGCCAGCGCCGCCTCACGAGAATTGGAGGAAGAGCTGGGCGTCGACCGGCATAGTGTGCGGATCGTGGGGCAGTTGTCGCCGATCTACCTGTTTGTGAGCAATTTCAGCGTGCAAGCGTGGGTTGGGTTCTTCGGCCAGCGACCGCGACTGACGCCCAACCCGCACGAAGTGGCCGAACTGCTCGAAACGCCACTAGCGCATCTGGTTGACAAAACGAACTATGGGCGACACGCTCGCGACTTCAATGGCCTGCAATTTGGTGTGCCGCACATTCGCTTCAAGACGCATTACGTCTGGGGCGCGACGGCCATGATCTTGGCCGAGTTGATTGCTTTGGTGCGCGAACTTGAGGACGCTGCAGTATGCTAG
- a CDS encoding CDP-alcohol phosphatidyltransferase family protein, with the protein MSSASLPHTVVSHERNRAKNYPIARWYLRPLAEVVAEYLAGTSARPIYFTLAGLGCAMVAATWIVALPAHCSLASCLVLAAWFCDRTDGLLARRQASSTPLGGWLDANIDELADLGLHIAMALAAHSISGSSLPIVAIVAFLGGKYLLMYGLGSEPISMAETQPVTGTSSESWLRGLYHLPANADVRIHLCALAILTGQFTLELAVVAAYYNLRWLARYALVYRRWQGVLA; encoded by the coding sequence ATGAGCAGTGCGTCACTCCCTCATACCGTCGTCAGCCACGAACGGAACCGCGCCAAGAACTACCCAATTGCCCGCTGGTATCTGCGGCCATTGGCGGAGGTTGTGGCCGAGTATCTGGCGGGCACCAGCGCGCGGCCCATTTACTTCACTCTCGCAGGTCTGGGCTGCGCGATGGTGGCGGCAACATGGATTGTGGCGCTGCCGGCGCATTGTTCGCTGGCTAGTTGTCTGGTGCTGGCTGCCTGGTTTTGCGATCGCACCGATGGACTTTTGGCGCGTCGACAGGCGTCGTCTACCCCGTTGGGTGGTTGGCTCGACGCGAACATCGACGAGCTGGCCGACCTGGGTCTGCACATCGCCATGGCGCTTGCGGCCCATTCGATCAGCGGATCTTCGCTGCCGATCGTAGCGATCGTCGCTTTCTTGGGAGGCAAATACCTGTTGATGTACGGACTTGGTTCGGAGCCAATCTCCATGGCAGAAACTCAGCCGGTCACTGGAACATCAAGTGAATCGTGGTTGCGCGGGCTCTATCATCTGCCGGCCAACGCCGATGTGCGCATTCATCTCTGTGCCCTGGCGATCCTGACCGGACAGTTCACGCTGGAGCTGGCGGTGGTTGCCGCATACTACAACTTGCGTTGGCTTGCTCGATACGCGCTGGTGTATCGCCGCTGGCAAGGAGTCTTGGCATGA
- the vsr gene encoding DNA mismatch endonuclease Vsr, with translation MADNITSAERSRVMRCVRSVDTRPERMVRSIVHRLGYRFRLHVRELPGTPDMVLARLRTVIEVRGCFWHGHACGQCRIPATRRGYWLDKIERNRRRNARTSRALRRAGWSVLVVWECETRQPQRLSARLARLLARSLP, from the coding sequence ATGGCCGACAATATCACAAGCGCCGAGCGTTCGCGGGTGATGCGCTGCGTGCGTTCGGTCGACACGCGTCCGGAGCGGATGGTGCGTTCGATTGTGCATCGGTTGGGTTACCGATTTCGACTGCATGTTCGCGAGCTGCCGGGAACGCCCGACATGGTGCTCGCGCGGCTGCGCACGGTGATCGAAGTGCGCGGCTGTTTTTGGCATGGTCATGCCTGCGGCCAGTGTCGGATACCGGCGACGCGGCGCGGTTATTGGCTGGACAAGATCGAACGTAACCGGCGGCGCAACGCGCGCACGAGTCGGGCCTTGCGGCGGGCTGGCTGGTCGGTGCTGGTGGTGTGGGAATGCGAAACCCGCCAGCCGCAGCGATTAAGCGCGCGTCTGGCGCGGCTGTTGGCTCGATCATTGCCATGA
- a CDS encoding HAD family phosphatase: MTHRAPKSKPKAVVFDLDGLMFNTEELYQFVGGEVLRRRGHEFSADLLDAMMGRPGAVSLQIMIDWHQLDDTVEQLATESDEVFATILDERLETMPGLLELLSALESATIPKAIATSSGRAFVTDVLSRFELAPRFAFILTAEDVVQGKPNPEIYLTAAQRFEIEPGEMLVLEDSQNGCRAAAAAGAYTVAVPSGHSLRHDFSCVSLRVDSLADWRLYEVLGLPGA; encoded by the coding sequence ATGACCCATCGCGCACCGAAATCAAAGCCCAAAGCGGTGGTATTCGACCTCGATGGGCTGATGTTCAATACAGAGGAGCTTTACCAATTTGTCGGCGGCGAAGTGCTGCGTCGGCGCGGACACGAGTTCTCGGCGGACCTGCTGGACGCCATGATGGGGCGGCCGGGCGCTGTGAGCCTGCAAATCATGATCGACTGGCATCAACTCGACGACACCGTGGAACAATTGGCCACGGAGTCGGACGAGGTTTTCGCCACGATCTTGGACGAGCGGCTGGAGACGATGCCCGGCTTGTTGGAGTTGTTGTCCGCACTCGAGAGCGCGACAATTCCGAAGGCGATTGCAACCAGCAGCGGGCGCGCCTTTGTCACCGATGTGCTATCGCGATTCGAGCTGGCGCCGCGATTCGCGTTTATTCTCACCGCCGAGGATGTAGTTCAAGGCAAGCCGAACCCCGAGATCTATCTGACCGCCGCCCAGCGATTTGAGATCGAGCCGGGCGAAATGCTGGTGCTCGAAGACAGCCAGAACGGATGCCGGGCCGCGGCGGCCGCGGGCGCGTATACTGTCGCCGTGCCCAGCGGACACAGCTTGCGCCACGATTTCAGTTGCGTGTCGCTGCGAGTCGATAGCTTGGCGGACTGGCGATTGTACGAAGTACTTGGTCTGCCCGGCGCCTGA
- a CDS encoding lipopolysaccharide biosynthesis protein, which yields MSSITIETSAVSPVAGWRRFLADSLLVGAATLVCQALGVCTSILFRLLLDPAQMGVWQALKMALGYANYANLGVSKGAAREVAIARGRGDHVAAAACANLAFTANTVSSAVYGLALLALATVILIQDAGPSARAWSMGLAAMSILVVLQRHVSFQVTLLRARRSFGVTSLVNLSEATLTLCAGALLVWWWGLLGLYLATALTLLASLALVEHNSPRLAWSWDRAELRRLLRIGAPMLLVGLATTLAFSMDRWVILTCSTRREFDLGCYSLALLGTAQLNGMASLFSIVAGPQYAELFGHSQDTRSVARFAARVSEVVAAAMSIVGLAAIVLAPWLLGSILPDYRAGLAPLAARVPGAVAMALAATANQHLLVVDRAWKALAALMPGMLISGIGGWWAISHGQGLIGVAWAMTASEIVYLIIASHLAFGGELRLRERARHWGIALSAVGGLAIVAMRQGADHDMAAWGGVVFVLTSSPILLCVWQGAKSRNRRCADSN from the coding sequence GTGTCGAGCATAACGATCGAGACCAGCGCCGTTTCGCCCGTCGCCGGCTGGCGTCGCTTTCTTGCCGACAGTCTGTTGGTGGGGGCGGCGACCTTGGTATGCCAAGCGCTGGGCGTCTGTACCAGCATCCTATTTCGATTGCTGCTCGATCCGGCGCAGATGGGGGTGTGGCAAGCGCTCAAGATGGCGCTGGGTTACGCCAACTACGCCAACCTGGGCGTCAGCAAAGGGGCAGCGCGAGAGGTGGCCATTGCTCGGGGACGTGGCGACCATGTCGCCGCCGCGGCGTGCGCCAATCTGGCGTTCACCGCAAATACCGTGAGCAGTGCTGTTTATGGATTGGCACTTTTGGCCTTGGCCACGGTGATTCTCATCCAAGATGCCGGACCCTCGGCGCGAGCATGGTCGATGGGGCTTGCGGCGATGTCGATCTTGGTCGTCTTGCAGCGACACGTTTCGTTTCAAGTGACGCTATTGCGCGCCAGGCGATCGTTCGGCGTCACATCGCTGGTCAACTTATCGGAAGCAACATTGACACTCTGCGCCGGCGCGCTCTTGGTTTGGTGGTGGGGGCTGTTGGGCCTGTATCTGGCGACAGCCCTCACGTTGTTGGCCTCGCTGGCGTTGGTGGAGCACAACTCGCCGCGACTCGCCTGGTCGTGGGACCGCGCCGAATTGCGGCGATTGCTGCGGATCGGGGCGCCCATGTTATTAGTTGGCTTGGCGACGACGTTAGCGTTCTCCATGGATCGCTGGGTCATTCTGACTTGCTCCACACGGCGCGAGTTTGACCTGGGGTGCTATTCCCTGGCTCTGTTAGGGACAGCGCAATTGAACGGAATGGCGAGCTTGTTTTCGATCGTTGCGGGACCGCAGTACGCGGAACTGTTCGGCCATTCGCAAGACACGCGGTCGGTGGCGCGCTTCGCCGCGCGGGTCAGCGAAGTTGTCGCCGCCGCGATGAGCATTGTAGGGCTGGCCGCAATCGTTCTGGCGCCCTGGCTGCTGGGCAGCATCCTGCCGGACTATCGCGCGGGACTAGCGCCGCTTGCGGCGCGTGTGCCCGGCGCCGTGGCGATGGCGCTGGCGGCCACAGCGAATCAGCACTTGTTGGTCGTCGATCGCGCGTGGAAGGCGCTCGCCGCGCTGATGCCCGGCATGCTAATCTCTGGAATCGGTGGTTGGTGGGCCATATCCCACGGACAGGGGCTGATCGGCGTGGCCTGGGCAATGACCGCCAGCGAGATCGTTTATTTGATCATTGCGAGCCATCTGGCGTTTGGCGGCGAACTACGGTTGCGCGAGCGGGCCCGTCACTGGGGCATCGCCCTTTCGGCGGTGGGCGGTCTGGCGATCGTCGCCATGCGGCAGGGCGCCGATCACGACATGGCCGCTTGGGGAGGCGTCGTTTTTGTTCTGACCTCGTCTCCCATACTGCTTTGCGTCTGGCAAGGAGCAAAATCAAGGAATCGTCGATGCGCCGACTCGAATTGA
- a CDS encoding HAD family hydrolase: MPMQEGESRRATAQRVVAPDANERSRGARGAASPLAVSALLMEMSGVLHDATVWWRWMAALIQRLHGDLTPATLQREWITGYLNAVRCGQREFSEALESFLWAQGLSRGEIDEALAAGLSRRRDLEFEVLPFPGVKKTLARLRQRGLRMGIVTDAAHTSEELSQRIERLGLAGMFETVVSSVELGCIKPSAPGYRHAVGQLNLSAAEVAFLSTSDRDLEGAAAIGLRTIGLGGAVLRGDAKIGSIEELMATLEQRELASV; the protein is encoded by the coding sequence ATGCCGATGCAGGAAGGAGAATCGCGACGGGCGACAGCCCAACGCGTGGTGGCGCCCGACGCCAACGAACGCTCGCGGGGAGCGCGGGGCGCCGCATCGCCGTTGGCGGTCAGCGCGCTGCTGATGGAAATGTCTGGCGTCTTGCACGACGCCACGGTCTGGTGGCGCTGGATGGCCGCATTGATTCAGCGGCTTCATGGCGATCTGACGCCGGCGACGCTGCAGCGCGAATGGATCACAGGCTACTTGAACGCAGTGCGCTGTGGACAGCGCGAGTTTAGCGAAGCGCTGGAATCATTTCTTTGGGCGCAAGGCCTGTCGCGGGGCGAGATCGACGAGGCGCTGGCGGCCGGGCTGTCGCGTCGTCGCGATCTGGAGTTTGAAGTATTGCCGTTTCCGGGAGTGAAGAAGACGCTCGCGCGCTTGCGGCAACGGGGACTGCGCATGGGCATCGTCACCGACGCGGCGCATACGAGCGAAGAGTTGTCGCAACGCATTGAGAGACTTGGACTCGCCGGCATGTTCGAGACGGTGGTCTCGTCGGTTGAGCTCGGCTGCATCAAGCCCTCCGCGCCGGGCTATCGACACGCTGTCGGTCAACTCAACCTGTCCGCGGCGGAAGTCGCATTCTTGTCGACATCCGACCGCGACCTGGAGGGCGCGGCCGCCATCGGGCTGCGCACGATCGGGCTTGGCGGAGCAGTGTTGCGCGGCGATGCGAAGATTGGCAGCATTGAAGAATTGATGGCGACGCTTGAACAACGTGAATTGGCCAGCGTCTAA
- a CDS encoding NTP transferase domain-containing protein, whose product MDGTIAVIEARASEVCRRKLERRLGGKSLLEWVVRRLGESARLEKVVVALDDEFDAGQIAELVPRGVPVFRHRGDWLARYAALAHAHPCQALVRVAAVHPLIDATLIDRLIAAADAHPSCDYISYRSGQSRAVILSALGMFAEWCRASALLRADQQAAHAADRQQATRYLYAHPEHFSTRLLTAPAPLDRADLRLTVEHDEDWDHLETIFEALGFDRLDWQQITDFLDHQPRMRARMADLNLRHLGAA is encoded by the coding sequence ATGGACGGAACCATTGCCGTGATCGAAGCCCGAGCTAGTGAGGTGTGTCGGCGCAAGCTGGAGCGTCGCTTGGGAGGAAAGTCGCTGTTGGAGTGGGTCGTGCGTCGGCTGGGAGAATCCGCGCGGCTCGAAAAAGTGGTGGTGGCGCTCGACGACGAATTTGACGCGGGGCAGATCGCGGAACTGGTTCCGCGCGGCGTGCCGGTGTTTCGCCATCGCGGAGACTGGCTGGCGCGCTACGCCGCCTTGGCGCATGCGCATCCGTGTCAGGCGTTGGTGCGCGTGGCGGCCGTCCATCCTTTGATCGACGCCACTTTGATCGATCGGCTGATCGCCGCCGCCGACGCGCATCCGAGTTGCGATTACATCAGCTATCGTTCCGGTCAGTCGCGCGCCGTGATCCTATCAGCCTTGGGCATGTTCGCCGAGTGGTGCCGCGCGTCGGCCCTGCTGCGCGCGGATCAACAGGCTGCGCATGCCGCCGATCGTCAGCAGGCGACGCGGTACTTGTATGCGCATCCCGAGCATTTTTCGACGCGTTTGCTGACGGCTCCGGCGCCGCTCGATCGCGCTGATTTGCGGTTGACGGTCGAGCACGACGAGGATTGGGACCATCTGGAGACGATCTTCGAGGCGCTGGGCTTTGACCGGCTGGATTGGCAGCAAATTACCGACTTTCTCGATCACCAGCCACGCATGCGGGCTCGCATGGCCGACCTCAATCTGCGCCATCTTGGAGCGGCGTAG
- a CDS encoding glycosyltransferase family 2 protein, producing MSVPLLVLNYNGRALLAECLPSLVAAARRARCGARVVVIDNSSTDDSRAFLAKQHPAVEVIDRPNFGLTSYNSVLAEIECDVALLLNNDVKLDDDAIDRLVAPLQAGSGRAACFMTAPQCRRFDGVTYEGLKTAVRWRLGLVQASCFYPGHMVASDRPACTACAGPVMAVRRQAFLKLGGFDPLFLPGRLEDLDLVYRAFRAGWHARYVPGAVAYHAGGATFHHVYGAAGSDQLALRNTLLFQWKNLRHPAHWLREATGISARLLAEPLRAIAAPRDERWRFTRAVWLAWRRWQQMGHVSRRTDSLATLRRERDYFRRFHPTRIDRSDSTDEEPQSSLGAIGQSSRSASHASELAAAR from the coding sequence ATGTCGGTGCCATTGTTGGTTTTGAACTACAACGGTCGAGCGTTGCTCGCGGAGTGTTTGCCCTCGCTGGTAGCCGCCGCGCGCCGAGCGAGATGCGGCGCCCGCGTGGTGGTGATCGACAACAGCTCTACGGACGATTCGCGCGCGTTTTTGGCGAAGCAACATCCCGCGGTGGAAGTGATCGATCGCCCAAATTTTGGTTTAACCAGCTACAACAGCGTGCTCGCGGAGATCGAATGCGACGTCGCGCTGTTGCTTAATAACGATGTGAAGCTCGACGACGACGCCATCGATCGCCTGGTCGCGCCGCTACAAGCGGGTTCTGGGCGCGCTGCGTGCTTCATGACGGCGCCACAATGCCGTCGATTTGACGGAGTCACCTACGAGGGGCTCAAGACCGCCGTACGGTGGCGTCTGGGTTTGGTGCAGGCCTCCTGTTTTTATCCAGGGCACATGGTTGCCTCGGATCGCCCCGCCTGCACGGCCTGCGCCGGCCCTGTGATGGCGGTTCGCCGACAAGCCTTCCTCAAGCTGGGGGGATTCGATCCCTTGTTTCTGCCCGGGCGCCTGGAGGACCTCGATCTGGTGTATCGCGCGTTTCGCGCCGGCTGGCACGCGCGGTACGTGCCGGGCGCGGTGGCGTATCACGCCGGGGGGGCCACGTTTCATCACGTGTATGGCGCCGCGGGGTCGGATCAACTGGCGCTGCGCAACACGCTGTTGTTCCAATGGAAAAACCTGCGACATCCGGCGCACTGGTTGCGGGAGGCCACGGGCATCAGCGCGCGATTGTTGGCCGAGCCGCTACGAGCGATCGCGGCGCCGCGCGACGAGCGCTGGCGATTCACGCGGGCTGTCTGGTTGGCCTGGCGACGCTGGCAACAGATGGGGCACGTCAGCCGGCGCACCGATTCGCTGGCAACCTTGCGCCGCGAGCGCGACTATTTTCGCCGCTTTCATCCCACGCGGATCGACCGGAGCGACTCGACGGACGAGGAGCCGCAATCGTCTCTTGGCGCGATAGGGCAGTCGTCACGCAGCGCGTCGCACGCTTCGGAGCTCGCCGCAGCGAGATAA